One part of the Lapillicoccus jejuensis genome encodes these proteins:
- a CDS encoding winged helix-turn-helix transcriptional regulator: protein MSGYGQFCPVAKAMEVLDERWTLLVVRELLLGSRHWGDLRRGVPRMSPALLSKRLQSLERHGIVVRQGSGTATAYDLTEAGRDLYDVVMSLGAWGIRWVGDLGTRTSTRTC from the coding sequence ATGAGCGGGTACGGCCAGTTCTGCCCGGTGGCGAAGGCGATGGAGGTCCTCGACGAGCGGTGGACGCTGCTCGTCGTCCGCGAGCTGCTCCTCGGCAGCCGGCACTGGGGCGACCTGCGGCGCGGGGTGCCGCGGATGTCGCCGGCCCTGCTGAGCAAGCGGCTGCAGTCCCTCGAGCGGCACGGCATCGTGGTGCGCCAGGGGTCGGGGACGGCGACGGCGTACGACCTGACCGAGGCGGGCCGCGACCTGTACGACGTCGTCATGTCCCTGGGGGCGTGGGGGATCCGCTGGGTCGGGGACCTCGGGACGAGGACCTCGACCCGCACCTGCTGA
- a CDS encoding class I SAM-dependent methyltransferase produces MTSDTTTIPAEQVRARLRTLWELGDYPRVARTVIPGLGADLVRAAGVHAGQRVLDVAAGAGNASIPAALAGARVTAVDIAPALLEAGREAAAHAGLAADAVDWQVGDAEDLDVDDATYDVVLSTVGVMFAPHHEAAARELRRACRSGGTIALASWTPAGFVGQLLATLRPYAAAPLPGSQPPPLWGDEEHVRALLGDGVSTLSARTRVVHTELDGPEALRDLFRDSYGPVVAVYARTEEPERRAALDADLIAVVERFGRWEGSRFAMDWEYLEVVATRA; encoded by the coding sequence ATGACCAGCGACACGACCACGATCCCGGCCGAGCAGGTGCGGGCCCGGTTGCGGACCCTGTGGGAGCTGGGCGACTACCCCCGCGTCGCCCGCACCGTCATCCCCGGCCTGGGTGCCGACCTCGTGCGCGCGGCCGGGGTGCACGCCGGTCAGCGCGTCCTCGACGTGGCGGCGGGCGCGGGCAACGCGAGCATCCCGGCCGCGCTGGCCGGGGCTCGGGTCACCGCCGTCGACATCGCCCCGGCCCTGCTCGAGGCCGGTCGGGAGGCGGCCGCCCACGCCGGGCTCGCCGCCGACGCCGTCGACTGGCAGGTCGGGGACGCGGAGGACCTCGACGTCGACGACGCGACGTACGACGTCGTGCTCAGCACCGTGGGGGTGATGTTCGCGCCGCACCACGAGGCCGCGGCCCGCGAGCTGCGGCGGGCCTGCCGCTCCGGCGGCACCATCGCCCTGGCCTCGTGGACGCCGGCCGGTTTCGTCGGTCAGCTCCTCGCGACGCTGCGCCCGTACGCCGCCGCGCCCCTGCCCGGGAGCCAACCCCCGCCGCTGTGGGGGGACGAGGAGCACGTGCGGGCCCTGCTCGGCGACGGGGTCTCGACCCTCTCGGCCCGGACCCGGGTGGTGCACACGGAGCTCGACGGCCCCGAGGCGCTGCGCGACCTGTTCCGGGACTCCTACGGGCCGGTGGTCGCCGTCTACGCGCGGACCGAGGAGCCCGAGCGGCGGGCCGCCCTGGACGCGGACCTCATCGCCGTCGTCGAGCGGTTCGGGCGGTGGGAGGGCTCGCGGTTCGCCATGGACTGGGAGTACCTCGAGGTCGTCGCCACCCGCGCCTGA
- a CDS encoding DUF664 domain-containing protein, with product MSDDATTGPAEPHVDPPWEPPTHGTEVEHLLGALDRLRTTFRWKADGLDQEGLAARVGASSLSLAALLKHLAVVEDTKSTRALDGSPLPDVWEGNGWDDDPDWELTSAPHDEPADLYARYDDAVARSRARFAAALAAGGLDQRIALGAPEWHVSLRRLLFDLVEEYGRHTGHADLLREAVDGRTGEDPEPGWRPACGHYAFH from the coding sequence ATGAGCGACGACGCGACCACCGGACCCGCCGAGCCTCACGTCGACCCGCCGTGGGAGCCGCCGACCCACGGCACCGAGGTCGAGCACCTGCTCGGCGCGCTCGACCGGCTGCGGACGACGTTCCGGTGGAAGGCCGACGGGCTCGACCAGGAGGGCCTGGCCGCCCGGGTCGGGGCCTCGAGCCTCAGCCTCGCCGCGCTGCTCAAGCACCTCGCCGTCGTCGAGGACACGAAGAGCACCCGTGCGCTCGACGGCTCGCCGCTGCCCGACGTCTGGGAGGGGAACGGGTGGGACGACGACCCGGACTGGGAGCTGACCTCCGCCCCGCACGACGAGCCGGCGGACCTCTACGCGCGGTACGACGACGCCGTCGCGCGGTCCCGCGCCCGGTTCGCGGCCGCGCTCGCGGCCGGTGGGCTCGACCAGCGCATTGCCCTCGGGGCCCCCGAGTGGCACGTCAGCCTGCGCCGGCTGCTCTTCGACCTCGTCGAGGAGTACGGCCGGCACACCGGTCACGCCGACCTGCTGCGCGAGGCCGTCGACGGGCGGACGGGGGAGGACCCGGAGCCGGGGTGGCGGCCGGCGTGCGGTCACTACGCGTTCCACTGA